A genomic segment from Maniola hyperantus chromosome 4, iAphHyp1.2, whole genome shotgun sequence encodes:
- the LOC138402291 gene encoding uncharacterized protein has protein sequence MLEQNYVIGLKNSLSAKVEDLENRMSDAELKLSQMSDLQSEVDELKSKVASMMESNLKNDQWVRRSNIQINGIPSRKDEDLIKVIKDLADMSGYSLDTSRDIDFVTRIAIRNDVDTSYPKPIILKLLSRYKKDDFLSCLRRLKDLKASDVGFPGNQARIYINDHLSSYNKMLLQKAKALAKEKKYDYCWVRNCTVMVRQNEKSKIIHITSEESLKKIV, from the exons ATGTTAGAACAAAACTACGTCATAG GGCTAAAAAATAGTCTCTCCGCCAAGGTAGAAGATTTAGAGAATCGTATGTCCGATGCTGAATTAAAATTATCCCAAATGAGCGATCTACAGTCAGAAGTGGACGAACTTAAATCGAAGGTCGCCAGTATGATGGAGTCTAATCTGAAGAATGATCAATGGGTTCGTCGATCTAATATACAAATTAACGGTATTCCGTCCAGAAAGGACGAGGATCTTATTAAAGTTATAAAAGACTTGGCCGATATGAGCGGTTACTCATTAGACACATCAAGAGACATTGACTTCGTCACTCGCATTGCTATTAGAAATGACGTAGACACTTCATATCCGAAGCCTATTATACTGAAATTATTATCAAGGTATAAAAAAGACGATTTTTTGTCTTGTTTGCGCCGTTTGAAGGACTTGAAAGCATCAGATGTAGGATTCCCCGGTAATCAGGCTCGTATCTATATAAATGATCACTTATCGAGCTATAACAAAATGCTTTTGCAGAAAGCCAAAGCCTTggcaaaagaaaaaaagtatgATTATTGCTGGGTGCGCAACTGTACGGTCATGGTTCGTCAAAACGAGAAATCAAAAATCATACACATAACCTCGGAAGAATctctaaaaaaaatagtttaa